The genomic DNA GCTCAACTACTACAGCACCTGGTGCACGTACAACGCCTGGCTGTTCAACCAGGGTTCGTGGGCACCGCACATTCCGGGCTGGGTGGCACACGAGGAGCCGGGGCATACCGTGCCCGAGCCACTGCTGACCAACGTTCCCGGCTACGCGTACGGTGTCTTGCTGCTCACCATCGTCGGATGCCTGATCATGCGCAAGATCAAGAACCGGTGGCCTGGCATCAGCAACCTGCGCCTGATCCTGGTCACCTATGGCATCGCCATCGTCTTCGACTTCGTCATGGAGGCCCTGATCATGCTGCCGATCGGGTTCTACTCCTATCCCGGTGCCATCCAATCGCTCTCGTTCAACGCCGGAACCTATTACCAGTGGCCGATCTACGAGGGCTTCATGTGGGGCGGGGTCCAGACGGCGCTTGTCTGCCTGCGCTTCTTTACCGATGACCGGGGGCACACCGTGGTCGAACGCGGAATCGACCGGCTCCGCGGCGGTTTCGTCAAGCAACAGTTCATCCGCTTCCTGGCGATCTTCGGCGGTGTCAGCGCGTGCTTCTTCCTCTTCTACAACGTTCCCGCGACCTGGCTGGGCATGCACGGAGATGCGTGGCCCGAAGATGTCCAGAAGCGCTCGTACTTCAACCCCGGCATCTGCGGCGAGGGGACTGACCGGCCGTGCCCGAATCCTGATCTGCCGCTACCGACCAAGCACTCGGGGTTTGTCAATCACGAAGGTGAACTGGTGCTGCCGGATGGGGTGAGCATCCCGCCCGTCGTGCCGATCGTTCAGGGCGCACCGCGATGACGGTCAGCAAGGTTCGACCGATCACCGAGTCGGGTTCACCTCCGCCGTTCTACCGGGCGGCGGGCCGGGAGGTCGAGATCTTCCGGGCGGCCGCTCGTCGCGGCGCACCGGTGCTGCTCAAAGGACCTACCGGGTGCGGCAAGACCCGGTTCGTCGAGGCGATGGCTCACGAACTCGGGCGTGAGCTCATCACCGTCGCCGGTCATGAGGACATGACATCGGCGGATCTGGTGGGGCGGTTCCTGCTCAAGGGCGGCGAAACCGTCTGGGTGGACGGCCCGTTGACCAGGGCGGTGCGCGACGGCGCCATCTGCTATCTCGACGAGATCGTGGAGGCGCGTCAGGACACGACGGTGGTCATCCATCCGCTCGCCGACCATCGGCGTGAGTTGCCGATCGATCGGCTCGGCACCACCTTGTCCGCGGCGCCGGGCTTTCAACTGGTGATCTCCTACAACCCCGGTTACCAGAGCATCCTGAAGAGCCTCAAAGACTCGACCCGCCAGCGCTTCGTCGCGATCAGCCTCGACTTCCCGACCGCCGACATCGAGACCGAGATCGTGGCCCGGGAAGCGGGGATCGACTCATCTATCGCTGAGTCGCTGGTCGTCCTCGGAAACGCCATCCGGGACCTGGATGGCTCGGCACTGAGCGAGGTGGCCTCGACCCGCATGCTGATTCTGGCCGGCGGCCTCGTCGCCGAGGGGCTCAGCCTGCGCGTCGCTGTCCAGTCCGCCGTCGTGGAGGTGCTGTCCGACGATCCCGACGTGATCCGGGGCCTCGAAGAACTCGTCGACGCGGTCGTGCCATTACGGTGAGTGCTGGTCTCCCGGAACCGCACCACTTTCGGTATCTGGCCGGTTTTCTCGCCCGGCGGCCCGTCGATATCGCGGTAGCCCGCGCGGGTGAGTTCGCCTACACCGACGGGCAGATCGTCTACGTGTCGGCGCGCGCCGATCGGGACAGGCAGCGTCGCGAAGTGCTGGTCCAGAGCGCGCTTCTCGGCGCCGGAAGCTTAGGGGGTCAGTACGTCAAGCGGCTGCTGGCGCGGCCCCCGGTTGCCCGCCGCTACCTGGCGCTCGAAGGGCGCCGCGTCCTGGCCGAACTCGGTCCGCGGATCCCCCTGGCGGCAGCCGTCGGCCCCGGCCTTCCTCCGCAGTCGGCCAGTTCCGAGGAATCACTGCGGATCGCTCTGGGCCGCACCCAGCTCGACGCACCGCCGGACTGGTTCGGGACGATCAAACCGGCCAAACTGATCCGCACCCGGGGCGAATCGGGGCCACCGGCGAGAGCGGCCGACGTTCGGATGAATGTCGAATACACGTCCGAGACGGATGAGGACGATGACGACGACGGGCCGGCAGAGACGAGCTGGATTCTCAAACTGTTCGAGGTTCCCATCGGCACGCAGGCGCCGGCGAAGTTCCTGCGCAAACTCTTCGGCAGCGCCCGCTCCTCCGGAAGCGAGGGCGCCGGCGGGGAATTGGGAGTCGGCTCGATGCGGCGGACGTCGCGTGCCGGCGTGAACGCACGTCCGGTCCCGACCCCGATCCGCTTCGCCGACGGCGAGAAACCTGGTGTGGCACTGGCAGTCGGTGGCGCGACGTATCCGGAATGGGACGTCTTCGGTGACCGGTACCGAGAAGACTGGTGCCGTGTCATCGATTTCCTCATCCCCACCGTGGTGGACGCCTCGCCGCTCGGCGTGACACGTGACGCGGTGCTGCGACGCAGACTGGCGCGAGTGGGACTCGGGCCCAAGGTATTGCGTGCCCGCTCCGACGGCGACGACGTGGACATCGAGGCCTTGATCGACCTGTTTGTCGATTTGCGGTCGGGCTGTTCACCACCCGAGCATGTGTACACGGAGCGCCGCAAGCTGGCCCGCAACCTCGGTGTTCTCATCCTCGTCGACGCATCCGGATCGGCGACCGATGCAGACGGCGACGGCCGCGCCGTCCACGATCACCAACGCCATGCGGCAGCGACGCTCGCCATGACGCTAGAGGAACTCGGTGACCGCGTCGCGGTGTACGGGTTTCGTTCCCAGGGGCGCCACGCCGTGCATCTGCCTGTCGTCAAGACCTTCGGGCAACGGTTCGGTGCGGGTGCGCGCGCCCGCCTCGGCCAGTTGCAGCCCTTCGGCTACACCCGGCTGGGCGCAGGGATACGCGGTGCCGGTGAAATCCTCAAAACCCAAGCGGGAACGCCCCATCGGCTATTGATCGTGCTCTCCGACGGCTACCCGTACGACGACGGCTACGAAGGCCGCTACGCTCGGGCCGATGCCGCCAAGGCGCTCGAGGAGCTTCGCGCCGACGGGGTGGCCTGCCTGTGCCTGGCCATCGGTGCCGATGCTGACGCCCCTGATGCCCTCGATCAGGTCTTCGGCGCAGCCAGTTACGCCAGTGCCGCGACGCTGGGCGAGTTGAGTCCGCGCATGGACGAGTTGTTCTTGTCCGCGTTGGCCGAGTTGGCCGCTCCGAAGCCGCGGTGACGTGTGTCAGGAGTCGGCGGGCCCACATGCGGTGTCGTCGCGCCCGGCCTTGCGTAGCAGCGCTTTGAGTTGCCGTTGTTCGGTGGGTGTCAGTCGGTCCAGTACCCGTTGATCGGCGATGTGGACGGCATCCTCGGCGCGGGTGAGCAACGCGCGGCCTGACGGGGTGAGTTCGGCAGGCAGAGCTTTTCCCGCCGCTGCGGTATCAGGGCGGTACACGGCGCCCGCGCCTTGCAAGCGGTGCAGCAACTGGTTGGTGGCTTGCGCGCTGACGTTGGTGATGCGGGCCAGTTCGGCGCTGGTGAGCCCGGGATTCAGCGAGATGATCCGCAGGCAGACGAACTCCGCCAGCCCGAGTCCCAGCGGGGCGAGAACCGTGGCCGCCTCTGGCCGCAGCGTGGCAGCCACCCGGTGTAGGAGGTAACCCAGCGGCTCGCTGTCGGGGGCGGTCATAGCAGGCATCCTCACATGCGTAGCCTTCGTCGACCATGCAGATCGATCGCACCGTTTCGCCCACAGCTCAACCAGTTCTCAGGCAGATCTCATTGAAATGTCTCCCGGGCGGGCGTATCAAGGAACTTGATACACCTACTGGGCCGCGTTCCGTCGGTCCGGATGAGATCTGGAAAAGGATGTGTGACATGGGTTTTGGAGGATTCGGTGGCGGCTGGGGTCCGGCGGGATTCGGCGGCGGCAGCTGCGGCCATGAAGGACAGGGCGGTTTCGGCCCGGGAGGGTTCGGCGCATCCGGTTTCGGCGGAGGCTTCGGCGGCCCCGGTTTCGGCAAGGGCTTCGGACCCGGCTTCGCTCTCAAGCGTGCGGCAGTCGGCACAGCAGCACTCTTGCTTGACGGGCCGGCCACGGCGGAACAGATCGTCGAGCGCACCACCGAAGCGACGGGCGGTGCCGTCACCCCACCGCTGGACATCGTCGAATTGGCCATCGCGGGGTTGGCCGGCCGCGGTGTGGTCACCGTCTCCGACGGCGTCGCCACGCTGACCGAATTCGGCACCCAGCTGCTGGCCTGGCGTGGTGTCACCAGCGAGACCGCGCACGCGTTGTTGGGCAAGGTGGGCAAGTTCGCCGACGTCATCAAGATCCGCACCGGTCTGCACGAGGTCGCGGGTCTGGCCCGCACCATCGCGTTCACGGGCACCGACGAACAGAAGGCCAAGCTCGGTGAGGTGCGGTCCAACCTGCTCGCGGCGGTTACCGAGGCGAAGAAGGCCCTGCACGGGGTGCTGGCCGAAAGCTGAAATTCCCCGCCGAGACTGCGGTTTGTGGCCCAAATACCGGGCGGATCACGTCAGAAACCGCAGTCTCGGCGGGCGGCTAGTTCAGTACCGAGCCCGGACTGAGGATGCCGAGTGGGTCCAGGGCGTCCTTGATTCGACGGGTCAACTCCATCACGTCATCGCCGAGCTGTAGCGGCAGCCAATCCCTTTTGAGCCGACCGACACCGTGCTCGCCGGTGATGGTGCCGCCCATGGCGATGGCGAGTTCCATCACCCGAGCGAACGCCTGGCGGGCACGCTCGCTCATGTCGGGATCCTCGGCATCGAACACCACCACCGGGTGGGTGTTCCCGTCGCCGGCGTGGGCGACGACGCAGATCAGCACGTCGCAGTCCTCGGCGATGCGCTTGATGCCGGCCACCAACGCCGGCAGGTCGGGTATCGGCACCGTCACGTCCTCGAGATAGAACGTGCCCAACTGCATCAGCGCCAGGCCCACCAGCCGCCGGGCCGCCGTCAAGGCAGCCCCTTCCTCGGGGTCATCGGTCGCGTAAACCTCGGTGGCCCTAGACTTCTCGCAGGCCTCGACGATGTGGGCGATCTCCTCGGCCGCCGCACCCGGTGCGTCCGACTGGACCAGCAGCAGCGCCTGTGCCGAACGGTCCAAGCCCATGCGGCGGTAGTCCTCGACCGCGTTGATGGTGGCGTGGTCCATCAACTCCAACATGGCCGGCCGCACCGTCGCCGTGATCGCCACGACCGCGTCCGCAGCGTCTTCCACCGAGGAGAACACCGCGACCACCGTCGACGCCGGAGGCTGCGCCGGGATCAGCCGCAGGGTGAGTTCGGTGATCACCCCGAGGATGCCTTCGGAGCCGACGAACAACTTGGTGAGCGACAGACCGGCGACGTCTTTCAGCCGCGGGCCGCCCAGTCGGACGGCGGTGCCGTCGGCCAGCACCACCTCCATTCCCAGTACGTAGTCGCTGGTGACCCCGTACTTCACGCAACACAATCCGCCCGCATTGGTGGCCGCGTTCCCGCCGATCGAGGAGATCTCGACTGAGCCGGGGTCGGGTGGGTACCACAGGCCGTACTCGGCGGCGGCCTTCTTCACCTCGGAGTTCAACAGGCCGGGTTGCACCACCGCGGTGCGGTTCGCGGAGTCGATGTGGATCTGCCGCATCCGTTCGGTGCTGAGGATGATGCCGCCGTCGACCCCGTTGGCGCCGCCGGCGAGCCCGGAACCCGCGCCTCGGGCCACCACGGCTACGTGGTGTGCACTCGCCCACCGCAGCACGGCCTGCACGTCTTCGGTGCTGGTAGCCCGCACCACGGCTCGCGGCACGCCCGCCTCGGGATCGAGGGCGGCATCGCGGCGATATCCCTCGATCACGGCCAGGTCAGTGACCACCGTGCCGTCGGGTAGTGCGGCGGCCAGCGTGGCGATCCCGGTGTCCGGTGCGGACATCTTCGGGAGTTTACCGACCGGCAGCGGAGCTCGCGGTGAGCTGAGCCCGGGCCCGCGCCCAGGCCAGAAACTCTGCGACGGCATCGGCCGTATAGTGCCCACGGGGTGAGCCGAAGATGTCGAAGGCGTGCTGTGCATGCGGGATCTCGGCGTAGATCACCGGCGATTTCGATACCTCGCGCAGGGCGGCGACGAAATCGCGGCCTTCGACCACCGGGATGAGTGAGTCGTTAGTCCCGTGCAGCACGAAGAACGGCGGTGCATCGGGATGTACCAGGGTGATCGGTGACGCGTCCCGGTACACCTGGTCATTGGTGGCCAGCGGCAGCTTGACGATCAGCCGCTCCAGGATCTCCATGAACTCTTCGCGCCCGGGGCCCGTGGTGCTGAACCAGTCGTAGCGACCGTAGACGGGCACCGCGGCCGCCACCGAGGTGTCGGCGTCCTCGAATCCCGGTTGCCACTTGGGATCGTTGGGAGTCAGCGCGGCCAACGCGGTCAGGTGCCCGCCCGCCGAACCGCCGGTGATACACACCGCGTCCGGGTCGCCGCCGTACTCGGCGATGTTCTCCTTCACCCACGCCAACGCCCGTTTCACGTCGACGATGTGGTTGGGCCACGGGTGGCGCGGGCTGATCCGGTAACCGATCGATACACAGATCCAGCCCTGCTCGGCCAGGTGGCTCATCAGCGGATACGACTGCGGCCGGCGCATGCCGATCATCCATGCCCCGCCCGGGACCTGCAGCAGCACCGGCGCTTTGCCGTCGCGCGGCAGGTCGGGGCGCATCCAGATGTCGGCCAGGTTGGCCCGGTGCGGACCGTAGTGCACAGTCTTGCGGGCGTAGCGGTGCCGGCTCATCGCGGTGGAGTACACCTCACCACGGCGTAGGGGCCGCACCGTCGACGGGTACTCGTCGGCGAGGGCTTCGTGCACCGGATTCTCGAAGAAGGGCCGGGACTGCACACCGCGCCGGTGCACCAGCACCAACAGCCCCCACGAAATGGCCTTGAGCAGCAATGAGATTCGACCACCCGCGGAGCGATAGTCGCCCCGGATGCCGCGGCGCAGCGCATCGAGCGCTGACACGGTGATCACCAGCGGGGCGTTCTCCGAGGTCGGCCAGCCGAACGCGAAGGACTGTACGGTGCTGTAACCCCTGCGCCCGAGCGGCTTCACTGCGTTGGCGGCATTGAGCAACTCGGCGGCGGCTGCGAGCAGCCGTCGGCGTTCAGCCATTCACGATCTCCTGCAGTTGACGGCGGTCGATCTTGCCGGTGCTGTTGCGTGGCAACTCATCGAGCACGGTGATCTCCCGCGGCACTTTGTAATTGGCGAGGTTCTCCCGAACATACGCCTTGAGGTCGTCGGCCGTGGCGGCGCCCGAGAGCCTCACGAACGCGACGAGTCGCTGACCGTACTTCTCGTCGTCGACACCGATGACCGCGGCCTCGGCGACATCGGGATGGCCGGCCAGGACCTTCTCCACCTCGATCGGGTACACGTTCTCGCCGCCGGAGACGATCATCTCGTCGTCGCGGCCTACCACGAACAACCGGCCCGCCTCGTCCAGGTAACCGACATCACCCGAGGACATGAAGCCTTCGTGGAAGTCCTTGCCTTTGACGGTGGGGCCCCCGGTGTAGCCGTCGAACTGCGTCGAATTGCGCACGTAGATGGTGCCCACCTCGCCGGTGGGGACCCGCCGGAACTCGGTATCGAGGATGCGGATCTCGGTGCCCTCGGCCGGTTTACCCGCCGTATCGGGAGCGGCGCGCAGGTCGGCCGGCATCGCGGTGGCGATCATGCCGGCCTCGGTGGCGTTGTAGTTGTTGTAGATGATGTCGCCGAACCGGTCCATGAACGCGGTGACGACGTCGGGGCGCATACGGGATCCGGATGCCGCGGCGAACCGCAGCGTCCGGCCGTCATAGCGATTCAGTACGTTCTCGGGCAGGTCCATGATCCGGTCGAACATCACCGGTACCACGCACAGGCCCTTGGCCCGGTGCCGGTCGACGAGCTCGAGCGTGGCTTCGGGATCGAACTTGCGCCGGGTGACGATGGTGCAGGCCATCGACGCCGCGAAGGCCAACTGGGAGAAACCCCAGGCGTGGAACATCGGCGCGACGATCACGACGCGCTCTTCGGTGTGCCACGGGGTGCGATCCAGGATCGCCTTGAGTACCTCGGGCCCGCCACCGGAATGCTTGGCGCCCTTGGGAGTTCCGGTGGTACCCGAGGTCAGCAAGATCACCTTGCTTTTCTCGGTTGCCCGTCGCGGTTCCGTGCCGCGGTGCTGCTCGACGAGCTTGGCCACCGTGACGTCGTGGGCGTGGGTGTCGGTCCACGCCACGATCCGTGCGGATGTGGGGAGATCGGACAGCGCCCGGTCGACGGTCTCGGTGAACTCCTCGTCGTAGATGACGGCGTCAACGGACTCGCGGTCGACCACCTCGGCCATGGCGGGTGCGGCGAAGGACGTGTTGAGCAGCAGGACGTCCGCACCGATGCGGTTGGCGGCGATCAGCGACAGGACGAAGCCGCGGTGATTGCGGGCCATGATGCCCAGCACTTTCGGCTCACCACCCGGCAGCGCCTGCAGCCCGGCGGCCAGGGCGTCGGCCTGTTGGTCGACCTGCTGCCAGGTCAGCGTGCCGAGCTCGTCGACCAGACCGGGCCGGTTGGGGCATCGCTGGGCCGAGGCCGCGAAACCCGAAGTGACGCTCATGTTTTCGCGGGCCATGGCCGAAGCGATGCGCAGGTACTTGTCCGGGCGCATCGCCGTGATGACACCGGCGCGGCGCATGGTCGTGACCAGACCGACGGTGTCGGTGACTCGGTCCAGCGGTCCCGTCAGCAGATCGAGCGGATTCACCGGTCCTCAGCCGATCACCGGGAAGCGGCGCTCATCGGCCAGCTCGTCCAGCGCGCGCTGCATCACCCGACGGACGTGCGCGTCGACCTCGTCGATGTCGGGGTTCTCGCCGAATTCGGCCGCGATGTCGATCGGCGGCAGCGTCGTCATCACGATCTTGGTCGGCAACGGCACATTGAGGGGCAGCACAGCGGACAGGCCGAACGGGAAGCCGAACGACACGGGCACGATCTTGGTGCGGGCCATCCGCGCGATGGGGCCGAGCGCCTTGGCGATCTCGGTGCCGCGGGACAGGAACAGTTGGGTTTCCTGCCCGCCGATGCCGACCATGGGCACGATCGGGACGCCGGAGTTGATCGCGGCCTTGATGTAACCGGTACGTCCGGCGAAGTCGATCTTGTTCGCTGACAGGGTTGGTCGGTACACGTCGTAGTCACCGCCGGGGAACACCACGACAACGCCGCCCGAGCGCAGCGCCTCGTCGGCGTTCTCGTGGTTGGCTCGGATGAAGCCGGTCTTCTTGAAGAAGGCCGCGGTCGGGCCGGTCATCAGCATGTCGTGGCTGAGGGTGTAGACCGGGCGCTCGTAACCGAACTTCTCGTAGAAGCCGGTCGCGAACACCGGCACGTCCAGGGCGAACAGGCCGCCGGAATGGTTCGACACCACCAGGGCGCCGCCGTTGGGGAAGTTGTCCAGCCCGCGCACCTCCGCACGGTGGTAGCCCTTGATGAGTGGCCGCAAGAGGCCCATGACCTTCTCGGTCAGGCCCGGATCCCACTTGGTGATTTCGGACGGGTCGACGTCGGTCGCGGCCACAGGGTCCCCCTATGTGGATTGGAACGTGTTCTAGTTTTGCTAGTGTACCCAGGTCGAGGGTGAAAAACCCATTCGCTCCGCAGGTTCATCTACCTACCGCCGAGTAGCTGCGGTCAATCCTCTCAAAACCACAGGTCGAGTGGCGTCGCTATGAGTTCAGCTCGCTTATCTCCTCGGCGACGTTGCGTCGGGCCTGCTCTTCCCAGCGCTGCAGGCCGGGGCCGGTGTGGAAGATCGGTCCGTCGAGCAACGCCGCGAGCACCTGCGCCCGCGCCGGCCGGAAGACGCCGTCGGGCACCGATGCATACTCCTCACGCACCGCGTCGACGTAGTGGCGGTAGCGCAGGGCGGGTGCCCCGAGGACCGACAGGTCGGCGTCGCTGAGCACCGCGCCGTTGACGTCACCTGGGTCGACTTTGTGCGACTTGGTGGCCAGCACGAGGCGGGCCACCTCGTCGCGGTCCGCGAATCCGGCCAACAGTTGGCGGGCCAACACTGCCGACCGCTCTTCGTTGTCGTCGCGCCCGATCTCGTAGATCGCATCGTGGAACCACGCCGCGAGTTCGACGGCTTCCCGGTCGAAGTGCAGGCCGTCGTCGCCAAGGGTTCCGATCGCGTCGAGCACTTCGCGCAGGTGCGCGACATTGTGATGCTTGCGGTGGGGTTCGGACCAGCGGGCCAGCAGGTCTTCCCGCAACGCCTCGGTGAGATGTGCAGCCATGGGACCAGTGTCCTCCGGGTTGACCTCAACCGCCGTTGAGGCACCATCATTGGCGACCATGGGATTCGACCTCATCGCGTACCTCGACCGGATCGGCTATGAAGGCTCGGCGTCAGCCGATTCGGACACGCTGTGCAGCATCGTCGCCGCGCACGGTCGCTCGATCCCGTTCGAGAACCTCGACCCGCTGCTGGGCATCCCGGTGGCTGACCTCAGCTCCGAGGCGCTTGCCGACAAGCTGGTCACCCGGCGCCGCGGTGGCTACTGCTACGAGCACAACGGGCTGCTCGGTCATGCGCTGGACGAAATGGGGTACGGCGTCGACCGGTTGGCCGGGCGCGTGGTGTGGATGAAGGAACCCGACGCTCCGTTGCCCGCGCTCACCCACAACGTGCTTGCCGTGACGGTGCCGGGCGAGGCTGGACGCTTCCTGGTCGACGTCGGTTTCGGTGGGCAGACGCTGTCGTCCCCGATCCGCTTGCAGACCGCCGCGGTGCAGCAGACCCGCCACGAGCCCTACCGGCTGATGGAATTGCCCACCCGCCACGAGCCGGAGTACGAGCTGGCCGCGCAGGTTCGCGGGCAGTGGCAGCCGCTGTACCGGTTCACCACCGTGCCGCAGCCGCGCATCGACCTGGAAGTCGGAAGCTGGTATGTGTCAACGCATCCGGGCGGGATCTTCGTCACCGGGCTGACCGCGGCCCTGGTCACCGATGACGCCCGGATCAACCTTCGCGGCCGGAACCTGGCCATCCACGGTCACGATGGGACCGAGAAGATCCGCTTCGACACCGCCGCAGAGGTTCTCGATGCGCTCACCGAGCGGTTCGGCATCAACCTGTCCGATCTCGATGGCGTCGACGTCGAGGCACGGGTGGCGCAGGTGCTGGACAGCTGAGGCCGACGACCGCAGGGGCGCAGCAGGAAATGT from Mycobacterium sp. DL440 includes the following:
- a CDS encoding spirocyclase AveC family protein, whose product is MSDLSKKPVVTESVSGIADLGKQGPSSSNAFKIWATIGGLVLALTLYLFVRWVTGPYFEPVSGGPSEPPLYMKIPLLANAVVLWIGLPVALWFFIIRPWVRERRITLDGMLLVSMGLMMFQDPMLNYYSTWCTYNAWLFNQGSWAPHIPGWVAHEEPGHTVPEPLLTNVPGYAYGVLLLTIVGCLIMRKIKNRWPGISNLRLILVTYGIAIVFDFVMEALIMLPIGFYSYPGAIQSLSFNAGTYYQWPIYEGFMWGGVQTALVCLRFFTDDRGHTVVERGIDRLRGGFVKQQFIRFLAIFGGVSACFFLFYNVPATWLGMHGDAWPEDVQKRSYFNPGICGEGTDRPCPNPDLPLPTKHSGFVNHEGELVLPDGVSIPPVVPIVQGAPR
- a CDS encoding CbbQ/NirQ/NorQ/GpvN family protein encodes the protein MTVSKVRPITESGSPPPFYRAAGREVEIFRAAARRGAPVLLKGPTGCGKTRFVEAMAHELGRELITVAGHEDMTSADLVGRFLLKGGETVWVDGPLTRAVRDGAICYLDEIVEARQDTTVVIHPLADHRRELPIDRLGTTLSAAPGFQLVISYNPGYQSILKSLKDSTRQRFVAISLDFPTADIETEIVAREAGIDSSIAESLVVLGNAIRDLDGSALSEVASTRMLILAGGLVAEGLSLRVAVQSAVVEVLSDDPDVIRGLEELVDAVVPLR
- a CDS encoding nitric oxide reductase activation protein NorD translates to MTVSAGLPEPHHFRYLAGFLARRPVDIAVARAGEFAYTDGQIVYVSARADRDRQRREVLVQSALLGAGSLGGQYVKRLLARPPVARRYLALEGRRVLAELGPRIPLAAAVGPGLPPQSASSEESLRIALGRTQLDAPPDWFGTIKPAKLIRTRGESGPPARAADVRMNVEYTSETDEDDDDDGPAETSWILKLFEVPIGTQAPAKFLRKLFGSARSSGSEGAGGELGVGSMRRTSRAGVNARPVPTPIRFADGEKPGVALAVGGATYPEWDVFGDRYREDWCRVIDFLIPTVVDASPLGVTRDAVLRRRLARVGLGPKVLRARSDGDDVDIEALIDLFVDLRSGCSPPEHVYTERRKLARNLGVLILVDASGSATDADGDGRAVHDHQRHAAATLAMTLEELGDRVAVYGFRSQGRHAVHLPVVKTFGQRFGAGARARLGQLQPFGYTRLGAGIRGAGEILKTQAGTPHRLLIVLSDGYPYDDGYEGRYARADAAKALEELRADGVACLCLAIGADADAPDALDQVFGAASYASAATLGELSPRMDELFLSALAELAAPKPR
- a CDS encoding MarR family winged helix-turn-helix transcriptional regulator; amino-acid sequence: MTAPDSEPLGYLLHRVAATLRPEAATVLAPLGLGLAEFVCLRIISLNPGLTSAELARITNVSAQATNQLLHRLQGAGAVYRPDTAAAGKALPAELTPSGRALLTRAEDAVHIADQRVLDRLTPTEQRQLKALLRKAGRDDTACGPADS
- a CDS encoding FAD-binding oxidoreductase — encoded protein: MSAPDTGIATLAAALPDGTVVTDLAVIEGYRRDAALDPEAGVPRAVVRATSTEDVQAVLRWASAHHVAVVARGAGSGLAGGANGVDGGIILSTERMRQIHIDSANRTAVVQPGLLNSEVKKAAAEYGLWYPPDPGSVEISSIGGNAATNAGGLCCVKYGVTSDYVLGMEVVLADGTAVRLGGPRLKDVAGLSLTKLFVGSEGILGVITELTLRLIPAQPPASTVVAVFSSVEDAADAVVAITATVRPAMLELMDHATINAVEDYRRMGLDRSAQALLLVQSDAPGAAAEEIAHIVEACEKSRATEVYATDDPEEGAALTAARRLVGLALMQLGTFYLEDVTVPIPDLPALVAGIKRIAEDCDVLICVVAHAGDGNTHPVVVFDAEDPDMSERARQAFARVMELAIAMGGTITGEHGVGRLKRDWLPLQLGDDVMELTRRIKDALDPLGILSPGSVLN
- a CDS encoding alpha/beta hydrolase, with protein sequence MAERRRLLAAAAELLNAANAVKPLGRRGYSTVQSFAFGWPTSENAPLVITVSALDALRRGIRGDYRSAGGRISLLLKAISWGLLVLVHRRGVQSRPFFENPVHEALADEYPSTVRPLRRGEVYSTAMSRHRYARKTVHYGPHRANLADIWMRPDLPRDGKAPVLLQVPGGAWMIGMRRPQSYPLMSHLAEQGWICVSIGYRISPRHPWPNHIVDVKRALAWVKENIAEYGGDPDAVCITGGSAGGHLTALAALTPNDPKWQPGFEDADTSVAAAVPVYGRYDWFSTTGPGREEFMEILERLIVKLPLATNDQVYRDASPITLVHPDAPPFFVLHGTNDSLIPVVEGRDFVAALREVSKSPVIYAEIPHAQHAFDIFGSPRGHYTADAVAEFLAWARARAQLTASSAAGR
- the fadD12 gene encoding acyl-CoA ligase FadD12, which gives rise to MRRAGVITAMRPDKYLRIASAMARENMSVTSGFAASAQRCPNRPGLVDELGTLTWQQVDQQADALAAGLQALPGGEPKVLGIMARNHRGFVLSLIAANRIGADVLLLNTSFAAPAMAEVVDRESVDAVIYDEEFTETVDRALSDLPTSARIVAWTDTHAHDVTVAKLVEQHRGTEPRRATEKSKVILLTSGTTGTPKGAKHSGGGPEVLKAILDRTPWHTEERVVIVAPMFHAWGFSQLAFAASMACTIVTRRKFDPEATLELVDRHRAKGLCVVPVMFDRIMDLPENVLNRYDGRTLRFAAASGSRMRPDVVTAFMDRFGDIIYNNYNATEAGMIATAMPADLRAAPDTAGKPAEGTEIRILDTEFRRVPTGEVGTIYVRNSTQFDGYTGGPTVKGKDFHEGFMSSGDVGYLDEAGRLFVVGRDDEMIVSGGENVYPIEVEKVLAGHPDVAEAAVIGVDDEKYGQRLVAFVRLSGAATADDLKAYVRENLANYKVPREITVLDELPRNSTGKIDRRQLQEIVNG
- a CDS encoding 1-acyl-sn-glycerol-3-phosphate acyltransferase gives rise to the protein MAATDVDPSEITKWDPGLTEKVMGLLRPLIKGYHRAEVRGLDNFPNGGALVVSNHSGGLFALDVPVFATGFYEKFGYERPVYTLSHDMLMTGPTAAFFKKTGFIRANHENADEALRSGGVVVVFPGGDYDVYRPTLSANKIDFAGRTGYIKAAINSGVPIVPMVGIGGQETQLFLSRGTEIAKALGPIARMARTKIVPVSFGFPFGLSAVLPLNVPLPTKIVMTTLPPIDIAAEFGENPDIDEVDAHVRRVMQRALDELADERRFPVIG
- a CDS encoding arylamine N-acetyltransferase, with the translated sequence MGFDLIAYLDRIGYEGSASADSDTLCSIVAAHGRSIPFENLDPLLGIPVADLSSEALADKLVTRRRGGYCYEHNGLLGHALDEMGYGVDRLAGRVVWMKEPDAPLPALTHNVLAVTVPGEAGRFLVDVGFGGQTLSSPIRLQTAAVQQTRHEPYRLMELPTRHEPEYELAAQVRGQWQPLYRFTTVPQPRIDLEVGSWYVSTHPGGIFVTGLTAALVTDDARINLRGRNLAIHGHDGTEKIRFDTAAEVLDALTERFGINLSDLDGVDVEARVAQVLDS